Sequence from the Paenibacillus riograndensis SBR5 genome:
TAACGACCTCCTTTCCATTTGATAGAATATTCTATTCTTATACTCTATGATTGCTTTGACATATATCATAGGAGGTTAGCACAATTTAATAGTGTACAGGCAGGCATCCGGAAGCTTGTAATATGTTACACTGGAAGTAATTCTGTGAATAGTAAGGAGAATCAAGATGACCAAGCTGGTGTCCTGGAATGTGAATGGGCTGAGAGCCTGCGTTAGCAAAGGCTTTATGAATTACTTCAAAGAGGCTGAGGCAGATATTTTTTGTGTGCAGGAGACTAAGCTTCAGGAGGGGCAGATTCTTCTGGATTTGGGAGAAGCGTATGAACAGTACTGGAATTATGCGGTGAAAAAAGGGTATTCGGGAACGGCTGTTTTTACAAAAATTAAGCCGCTCTCCGTAAGATACGGAATGGAAGTGGATTCGGAGCCTGAGGGGCGGATGATTACGCTGGAATTCAACGGCTTCTATCTGGTCAATGTCTATACTCCGAACGCGAAACGCGATTTGACGAGACTGGATTACAGAATGGAATGGGAGGACCGCTTCCGCAGCTACCTGCAGGAGCTGGATAAGCGCAAGCCTGTGCTGGTCTGCGGAGATTTGAATGTGGCCCATCAGGAGATCGATCTGAAGAATGCCAAGGCCAACCGTGGAAATTCAGGCTTTACGGATGAAGAGCGGGGCAAGATGACCGAACTCCTGGAGTCAGGCTTCATTGATTCGTTCAGACATTTGCATCCTGATCAGGAAGGGGCTTATACCTGGTGGTCCTATATGCCGAAGATCAGGGAGCGGAACGTGGGCTGGCGCATTGACTACTTCCTGGCCTCATCGCGTCTTGCACCGCAGCTTAAGATGGCGGGAATCGAGTGCAATGTAATGGGCAGCGATCATTGTCCGGTGGTTTTGCAGCTTGAGGATACACCGCAATTATCTGTGTAAAAAAGAGGACCGTGCAACCCGTAAAACGGTGCATGGTCCTTTGCATTTCCGCTGCTGTCTTATCCTATGCCAAGCGGCCGATGAATTCTGCTTCCAAATCCTCAGCGGACATGGAAACATTAAACTGTTGTTTAAGGACTATGGAGTCTTCTCTGACGGACACTTCAAAAGTAAGACAGAAGGGAGTTTCCACGAGCAGCAGAGTCATCTTAAGTTTATTCTCATCCGTCCAGGTGAAGCTTGACATGATCAGGTTATTTTTGTGATCCAATATTTTGGCCGAGCTTTCTGCCCATTCGCCCCGGCCAAGCTTGACCGTCTGTTCCCCGTACCTGCCTTGTAAGGTTAACACAGCCTCAGTAGCGGTAAAAGAAAGCGCCAGGGAAGCGAGCTGCTGCGGATGATCTTTCAACCGGTATACTTTTCCGTTCAGGGTTTCCTCAAGCGTTGAAGCCTTCTGCAGCTGCACAGGCTGTATGCTAAGATGGGCAAGGAGCTGAGCAAGCTCCGCATGTGCAGCGGGATCACTCTCCACAGCCTCCGGTTCCATGCTCATGCCGGGAAGCAGAATATCCCATACTCCGTTCAAAATACTCTGCATATCACTGCCGCCGCTGGTTATGGCAATTACAGCATCCTGTTCCGGCATGACGATGCAGAATTGGCCAAAAGCTCCGTCACCACGGTATGCATTATGGCGGCATCTCCAGAACTGGTAGCCATAGCCCTTAGACCAATCGCTGCTGCTTGCCCCCGGGCTGCCGTCATTATTGTCGATTTGCTTGGAGGCGGCGGCGGCCACCCATTCCTTGGGCAGCAGCTGCCGGTTATTCCACACACCCTGCTGCAAATACAGCTGTCCGAATGCTGCAATATCTTCGGTAGTGACACTTAATCCATATCCGCCTTTATTGATTCCACGGGGACAGGAGGTCCAGGCCGGATTATGGATGCCCAGCGGTGCAAACAAGCGGGGTTCCAGGTATTCGAGTAAAGTGAGACCGCTTACTTTTTGCAGAATGGCAGACAGCATATACGTAGCACCAGTGTTGTAAAGGAAATGGGTCCCCGGTGTCTTCCCGACCGGAAGCTGCAGGAACGCTTTGACCCAGTTGCCGTCTTCGCTGTTCTCCATAAATGAGGTGGTGTCCTCCGTATGGCCGGTTCCCATCATCAGCAGGTGGCTGATATTCATGTTTGCGAGATTGGGACTGATGTCGGCTGGCGCATCTTCGGGAAAAAAGGACACCACTTTATCTTCCACCGTCAAAAGCCCCTCTGCCACCGCCAGGCCTATAGCTGTCGAGGTGAAGCTTTTGCTGAGTGAATATAATGAATGCGGCAGCTCCGGACGATAAGGCGACCACCAGGCTTCCGCCACGACAGCCCCATGACGCAGCAGCATGAAGCTGTGCAGCCCCAATCGCTGTTTCTCCATATGCTTGAGAAAAGCAGAAATTGCTGCTGACGAAATCCCTTGCGCTTCCGGCAGGCTTCTTGGCAATGGTCTGGTAATTAGATTTTCCATAATCACTTCTCCCTTGATAGCAAAGTATAAGAACTAAATCCACTATATTATACCAGCACCGGACATGGAAAAGGGAGCCTTCATAAGGCTCCCTTTCAGCTTATATAGAATCCTCCACAAGATTCTCTGCTGAGGTCTGCTGCTTGTCAGGCCAGGTGATCCGGCTTTGCGTCTTGCTGAGCTGTTCATACACCAGCACCGGATTTCGCTTGAAGACGCGGATGATGAGGTGAATGAGGAACATAAAGTCCAGAAGCATTACCAGGCTGTACGGTATTCCTGTCCATGGACTGGGCAGGCTGGTCAGAGTAGAAGGTGTAGTCAGAAAGACATTTGCTCCGATCAGAACCCCGTACTGAAGAACATATCTTACGATAAGGCCCCATAAGCGGCTGCGGCCGTCTTGACCGCTGATGCTGATGCGCACGACCCATTTGCCGAAAGTCCGCCCGCCCGTACAACAGGGCAGCAGAACAAAATACACAGCTGTAGTAATCCAGTAAGCCCCTTGCATCCCCCACGAATGAAGCGTCAGGAACGGTATCATCCAGATGGGCAGGTCCAGCATCCAGGCAATGCCTCTGCGTGTATACGTGACTCTTTTGGCAGAGTAGTCCACCTTCGAGTCAAGCTGTTCGATACGCGGCAGCAATGCGGATATCCAGAGCGCGATCCGGTAACCTAAAACTCCCCCGAGGGTGTTGGTGATCAAGTCGTCAACATCGAAGATCCGGTAAGGATGATCAAAAAATCCGTATATCCCCGTAATCTGTGTCACCTCGAAGAGCAGGGAAAGCCCAAAGGAGAGCAGGATGCACATCACCCACCGTGTCCGGAAATAATAGCCCAAGAACAAGCCGAACGGAACAGTCAGCACCACGTTGAACGCAGCCAGAAGGAAATCAGGCTGACGGAAAATACTGAAATACGAAAGGAAATTCCCCGGATCGATATTGGAATTCCGTCTGATTTCCTGGATGAATTGCAGCGGGACATGCTGAATAATACTGCCGACAGGCGCTGCATTATGCCTTGAAGCCGGCATCGGAAGCATAATCAGATAGAAGGCGTTCAGCAAATAGAGCAGCAGCAGATACAGGACAACCGCCCGAACCTTGTTGATATAGCCATGCCGCCTGTATTGAACCACAAGGAAAGGAAGTGTAAACACGAGTGCTGCCACCGGAAAAGACATGAATGCATTTGAGATTGGGAAAAGATAGGATTGAAACATGGTCCACCTGCCGTGAATAAGATAATTGTTGCAAATATTGAGCTTCGGGTGATCCTTGCTTCGCGCCGCAGACCCCTTCTGGGAGTTAGACGATGCTTAACGCCGGAATCACTGCAAAACCGCACAATTCTCATATTATAATGTTCGTTGAACCGGAGTGCAACTAATGATTTGAACCGATCCGGCATACATATGTCAGGAGAGGAGCGTGAAGCAGTATGGAGAAGAAGGTTCAGCAATATTACAAACTAAAAGCGAAGCATAAGGAAATGGAAAAGGAACTTAGCGGGCTTCGGCAAGACATCCTGGCCTATTGCACGGAAAAAGGGGAGGCAGACAGTGAAATCGGCGGCTACAGGGTGAAGCTGATTACGCAAAACCGTAAAGAATACGATGACGAGAAGCTGTTTCAGACGTTAGCCGATCCTGAGGTCTGGAGGCTGATCTCCAAAGCTGACCCGGCCAAGATCGCCAGCCTGGCCAAGCTGAACATTATTGATGAAGACAAAATCGCCCATACGTATGTACTTAAGACAATTACTATTTTGCAAGTGGATAAGAAGTAGTGGAGGATCAGTGCCGGGCAGATGTGTGCAATCATATACTTTTTTCATAGTTATCTCACAGAATATCCATATCCAATTGTTATTCTAAAGTCACTTCAAAGGAAGAGGTGGTTCAAGATGAATAACAAATGGACAAGAAAAGCAATTGCATTGCTGGCTGTGATGAGTGTGGTGGGCGGCTCTGCCAGTGCATTCGCGGCATCAGCACCGGCACCGGTTAAGACAACGATTGCTTCCAAGGCGGCTGCACCTGCTGCCAAGACTCTCACTGCCGCACCTGCTGTAAAGCACTCTACACCTGTCGTGAAGCACTCCGCACCTGCCGTTACTGCCAGCACCTCGGGAAAGACCACAGCCAAACCAGCCGTGAGCAAAACGACGGCAAAAGCAACCAAGCCGGCCACTAAGAAAACGACGGTGAAGGCAGCAACCAAACCAGCCTCTAAGAAAACAGCGGTGAAGGCAGCAGCCAAGCCAGCTGCTAAGGCAACAGCTGCCGCTCCGGCTGTGAAATCCAAAAAGAAATAACGCATCGGCTTAAGGTTCTAAATCAGGCTGTTCAGCTTCATAGTTCATCTGTAACCAAGACGGGACCGCATGCGGGATTCCCGTCTTTTGTCTATTATGTTACCCTGTATATATTAAGAGGCTTATCCAGAAAGGCAGAGTGACTTGGCAGTGGGCACAATAGTGGTGGTAGACGATGACCTTTTCATTTTACAACTGCTCTCTGAATATTTGCGCAAGGAAGCCTATGAGGTGACTTCTTTTTCCAGCGGGGCGAATCTGGTGGAATATGTGCGCTCTGAAGAACCGGAATGTCTGATCCTGGATATCATGATGCCTGGTATTGACGGGCTGTCTTTGCTTACGGAATTGCGCTCGTTTACCGAGATTCCCATTATTATGATCTCCGCGCGCGGCGAAGAAAGCGACCGTATTCACGGGCTGGAGCTGGGCTGCAGCGATTTTCTGAGCAAGCCGTTTAATCCGCGGGAGCTGGTGGGGAGGGTGAAGGCGATGCTGCGCTTGTATAGAATGGGAAATGGCGCCTCAGGCGATTCCGCAGCTCCAATCAAGCCGGATCATATCTGCCATGCCGGAAATCTGAAGATTTATGCCGATTACCGCCGGGTTACCGTAGATGGGACAGATATCAGCCTGACCTCGCGTGAATTCGAGCTGCTGCTGTTTTTGGCGTCGCATATTGAGCGGCCGTTCGGCCGGGAGCAGCTTATCCAGCATGTATGGAATTACGATTTCTTCGGGGATGTCCGTGTTGTGGATGATCTTGTCAAAAGAATCCGTAAAAAGCTGGCCGAGCACGGCTCCACACTTCTGATTAATACGGTCTGGGGCTTCGGCTACAAAGCGGCCGTGAGCAAAATATAAATGCGCACCATAAGAGGCAAGATGCTGCTGTCCTTTTTTTTGGCGCTAGTGGTTACCGTCGGAATCACTGTAGCTCTGTTCGTGCGCCTGATCGACGATATCCTGGTGAATCAAGTCAAGACACAGCTGCATGGGCAGGCGGAAAAGGCGGAGAAAATTTTGCAGGACAGCGACATCTCCAGGCTGAACAATACGGAATTCAAGTATGTGGTCAAGGGGATGATGCTGAATGCGGACTATTTAATACTTGACGCAAACAATAAAATCATCGACGCAAACGAAGACCAAGGGGTGGGAACCACGCTCCATTATGCTCTCTCCGAACGGCAAGGGATAGCGGTATTGCATGGCAAGAAGATACTGTATACCAAAGAGCGTCTGTCGGGACGGCCTTATTCTATCTTCATCTATGCTCCGCTCTCCTCGCTCAGAGCGCTCTATGGGTCTCTAATGAGAACGACGCTGCTGGCGATCGGGTTCAGCTTCTTCATGATCCTGGCGATCGGACTGCTGACCGTATCGCGCGTGGTCCGCCCATTGAACCGGTTGAAGGAAGCGGTAAGCCGCTATGAGCCTTACCGTTCGCAGGATGCTGTCTTTCCGGTGGATGACACCACCGAAATCGGCGAGTTGATAACAACCTTCCAGTCCATGTCAGAACGCATTCAGCAGCACCAGCGCAATCAGGTTGAGTTTCTGCAGAATGTCTCCCATGAGCTGAAGACGCCGCTTATGTCGATTCACGGCTTTGTGTTCGCTATTCAGGACCAGGTGGTTACGCAAGAGACGGGACTGGATGTTATTATGAACCAGTCACTGCGTTTGATTGATATGGTGGACAAGCTGCTGCAGCTTTCCAGGCTGGAGGCAGTCGATGAACATTGGCCCATTTCGGAAATTGATCTGCGCACAATGGCGGAAGAAGCGGCACTGCTGCTCATGCCGGCGGCGAACGCGCGGGGAGTTGCACTGAAGGTGGAGGGGGAGAGCCTGCTTACCGTTGCTGCCGGGGAGCAGTTGTTTCAGGTTCTGGTG
This genomic interval carries:
- a CDS encoding exodeoxyribonuclease III, which produces MTKLVSWNVNGLRACVSKGFMNYFKEAEADIFCVQETKLQEGQILLDLGEAYEQYWNYAVKKGYSGTAVFTKIKPLSVRYGMEVDSEPEGRMITLEFNGFYLVNVYTPNAKRDLTRLDYRMEWEDRFRSYLQELDKRKPVLVCGDLNVAHQEIDLKNAKANRGNSGFTDEERGKMTELLESGFIDSFRHLHPDQEGAYTWWSYMPKIRERNVGWRIDYFLASSRLAPQLKMAGIECNVMGSDHCPVVLQLEDTPQLSV
- a CDS encoding serine hydrolase domain-containing protein, with product MENLITRPLPRSLPEAQGISSAAISAFLKHMEKQRLGLHSFMLLRHGAVVAEAWWSPYRPELPHSLYSLSKSFTSTAIGLAVAEGLLTVEDKVVSFFPEDAPADISPNLANMNISHLLMMGTGHTEDTTSFMENSEDGNWVKAFLQLPVGKTPGTHFLYNTGATYMLSAILQKVSGLTLLEYLEPRLFAPLGIHNPAWTSCPRGINKGGYGLSVTTEDIAAFGQLYLQQGVWNNRQLLPKEWVAAAASKQIDNNDGSPGASSSDWSKGYGYQFWRCRHNAYRGDGAFGQFCIVMPEQDAVIAITSGGSDMQSILNGVWDILLPGMSMEPEAVESDPAAHAELAQLLAHLSIQPVQLQKASTLEETLNGKVYRLKDHPQQLASLALSFTATEAVLTLQGRYGEQTVKLGRGEWAESSAKILDHKNNLIMSSFTWTDENKLKMTLLLVETPFCLTFEVSVREDSIVLKQQFNVSMSAEDLEAEFIGRLA
- a CDS encoding VanZ family protein, which produces MFTLPFLVVQYRRHGYINKVRAVVLYLLLLYLLNAFYLIMLPMPASRHNAAPVGSIIQHVPLQFIQEIRRNSNIDPGNFLSYFSIFRQPDFLLAAFNVVLTVPFGLFLGYYFRTRWVMCILLSFGLSLLFEVTQITGIYGFFDHPYRIFDVDDLITNTLGGVLGYRIALWISALLPRIEQLDSKVDYSAKRVTYTRRGIAWMLDLPIWMIPFLTLHSWGMQGAYWITTAVYFVLLPCCTGGRTFGKWVVRISISGQDGRSRLWGLIVRYVLQYGVLIGANVFLTTPSTLTSLPSPWTGIPYSLVMLLDFMFLIHLIIRVFKRNPVLVYEQLSKTQSRITWPDKQQTSAENLVEDSI
- a CDS encoding response regulator transcription factor, with the translated sequence MGTIVVVDDDLFILQLLSEYLRKEAYEVTSFSSGANLVEYVRSEEPECLILDIMMPGIDGLSLLTELRSFTEIPIIMISARGEESDRIHGLELGCSDFLSKPFNPRELVGRVKAMLRLYRMGNGASGDSAAPIKPDHICHAGNLKIYADYRRVTVDGTDISLTSREFELLLFLASHIERPFGREQLIQHVWNYDFFGDVRVVDDLVKRIRKKLAEHGSTLLINTVWGFGYKAAVSKI
- a CDS encoding sensor histidine kinase, with product MRTIRGKMLLSFFLALVVTVGITVALFVRLIDDILVNQVKTQLHGQAEKAEKILQDSDISRLNNTEFKYVVKGMMLNADYLILDANNKIIDANEDQGVGTTLHYALSERQGIAVLHGKKILYTKERLSGRPYSIFIYAPLSSLRALYGSLMRTTLLAIGFSFFMILAIGLLTVSRVVRPLNRLKEAVSRYEPYRSQDAVFPVDDTTEIGELITTFQSMSERIQQHQRNQVEFLQNVSHELKTPLMSIHGFVFAIQDQVVTQETGLDVIMNQSLRLIDMVDKLLQLSRLEAVDEHWPISEIDLRTMAEEAALLLMPAANARGVALKVEGESLLTVAAGEQLFQVLVNLLQNAVRHTSSQIRVQIEAGYPGAGWAIHIDDDGNGLSEAEREAVFQRFYTGPNGVTGLGLAICRQIAANLDGELTYSSSPLGGARFSFIKYEGRLAGTGG